The proteins below come from a single Haladaptatus paucihalophilus DX253 genomic window:
- a CDS encoding thiamine pyrophosphate-binding protein, whose amino-acid sequence MTGLDDGAGETTSEALVSVLESLGVEYVFGYPGGRVIELLDDLPESSVDVVRPRDEREGSVMAEMYGRLHGKPAVLAGQGPWIGSLGVIGQMEARLASSPMVVLTEASERGDYSTLAPYQQSRGDYGGLSLPKILDGVTKEHWFPRTPTETIRSVQLAFKHSTAGRSGPTAVILDGNAITDDVPENPIPPVWDSEEQVRNWESKPTDRDVSAAVEALESAERPVIIAGNGVHSAGAYDELRDVADAYDAIVTTSYLGKSTIPETHDLAAGVIGSFGHEGANRVVSEADTLLVVGCRMNPMDTNWQAPSFIRPDEQTIIHADIDTRNAGWVYPADVGLIGDAKESLRALSDAGSADNDWARDRAETARESFFTEKCESDASPIKPQRAVKEIEAMVDEDTIVTADSGNNRFWLLNYLQTPAVRTYFGSGGVGGMGWSAPAAVSAAITTDKDVIGVAGDGGFTMTMTSVEIAVENGVAPTFVVLNDTSLGMVRQMQEEDGDIAGVEFHDTDFVTVAEGFGADGTRAVTPEELADALRTGKESDVPFVIDARIDREEDMAEQLESSFYAETGGLHE is encoded by the coding sequence ATGACAGGCCTCGACGACGGTGCGGGAGAGACGACGAGCGAAGCGCTGGTTTCCGTCCTCGAATCGCTGGGCGTGGAGTACGTGTTCGGCTATCCGGGCGGGCGCGTCATCGAGTTGCTCGACGACCTCCCCGAGTCGAGCGTGGACGTGGTTCGCCCGCGCGACGAACGCGAGGGAAGCGTGATGGCCGAGATGTACGGCCGCCTCCACGGCAAGCCCGCCGTGCTGGCCGGACAGGGACCGTGGATAGGGAGCCTCGGCGTCATCGGACAGATGGAGGCCCGGCTCGCCTCCTCACCGATGGTGGTCTTGACCGAAGCGAGCGAGCGCGGCGACTACTCGACGCTCGCGCCCTATCAGCAGTCACGCGGCGACTACGGCGGGCTCTCGCTCCCGAAGATTCTGGACGGCGTGACCAAAGAACACTGGTTCCCGCGCACGCCGACCGAGACCATACGAAGCGTCCAACTCGCGTTCAAACACTCGACGGCGGGCCGGTCGGGACCGACGGCCGTCATCCTCGACGGCAACGCCATTACGGATGACGTCCCCGAAAACCCGATACCGCCTGTCTGGGACAGCGAGGAGCAGGTTCGAAACTGGGAGTCCAAGCCGACCGACCGCGACGTGAGCGCGGCGGTCGAGGCACTCGAATCCGCGGAGCGTCCCGTTATCATCGCCGGGAACGGCGTCCACTCGGCGGGAGCCTACGACGAACTCCGGGACGTCGCGGATGCGTACGATGCAATCGTTACGACCTCCTATCTCGGCAAATCGACGATTCCCGAGACGCACGACCTCGCGGCGGGCGTCATCGGGTCGTTCGGCCACGAAGGCGCGAATCGGGTCGTCAGCGAGGCCGACACCCTGCTCGTCGTCGGCTGCCGGATGAACCCGATGGACACCAACTGGCAGGCACCCTCGTTCATCCGCCCGGACGAACAGACCATCATCCACGCCGACATCGACACGCGAAACGCGGGGTGGGTGTACCCCGCCGACGTGGGACTCATCGGCGACGCGAAGGAGAGCCTTCGGGCGCTATCGGACGCCGGGAGCGCCGACAACGACTGGGCGCGCGACCGGGCGGAAACCGCGCGGGAGTCGTTTTTCACCGAGAAATGCGAGAGCGACGCCTCGCCCATCAAACCGCAGCGCGCGGTGAAGGAAATCGAGGCGATGGTGGACGAGGACACCATCGTCACGGCCGACTCGGGCAACAACCGATTCTGGCTATTGAACTACCTCCAGACGCCCGCCGTTCGGACCTACTTCGGGTCGGGAGGCGTCGGCGGGATGGGGTGGTCCGCCCCGGCCGCGGTCAGCGCCGCCATCACCACCGACAAGGACGTCATCGGCGTCGCGGGCGACGGCGGCTTCACCATGACCATGACCAGCGTCGAAATCGCCGTCGAGAACGGCGTCGCGCCGACGTTCGTCGTGCTGAACGACACCAGTCTCGGCATGGTGCGCCAGATGCAGGAGGAAGACGGCGACATCGCGGGCGTCGAATTCCACGATACGGATTTCGTCACGGTCGCCGAGGGCTTCGGCGCGGACGGGACGCGGGCGGTGACCCCCGAAGAACTCGCCGACGCGCTTCGAACGGGGAAAGAAAGCGACGTTCCGTTCGTCATCGACGCGCGAATCGACCGCGAGGAGGACATGGCCGAACAGCTGGAATCCTCGTTCTACGCCGAAACGGGCGGATTACACGAGTAA
- a CDS encoding MFS transporter gives MKRNDRTILGLTMLAHAMVHTYELSLPILIPVWLVEFGASKATLGVVLSLGYALFGIGALPGGVLSDSYGSRRLIVVCLLGMGGSFLLLSFAPTLPVIALALLLWGTAASVYHPSGLSLLSTGIEPDDQGSAFAYHGIAGNVGIAFGPLATTLLLLAFGWRTVVAVLAVPALVAAVVAFRTSIDETAAVETETRARDSSAERTTRTDGGLTSISDLLSASRSLFSGWFVAVFGVVMLSGLYYRGVLTFLPDLLSGLSLFAPIDVAGKSLEPARYLYAGLLTVGMVGQFAGGKLTDRVENTAAIAVAFGTLALIALVFVPAADAGLVPLLVVSFALGFWLFAVQPLYQATVAEFTPPDARGLSYGYTYLGVFGIGALGAAVAGYVLQYYSPTVLFLVLAGFATVASLLGVLLSLRAGSELV, from the coding sequence GTGAAGCGAAACGACCGAACCATCCTCGGCCTGACCATGCTGGCCCACGCGATGGTTCACACCTACGAACTCTCCCTTCCCATCCTCATCCCGGTCTGGCTCGTCGAGTTCGGCGCGTCGAAGGCCACGCTCGGGGTCGTCCTCTCGCTCGGCTACGCGCTGTTCGGCATCGGTGCGCTGCCCGGCGGCGTCCTCTCCGATAGCTACGGCTCCCGCCGACTCATCGTCGTCTGTCTGCTCGGCATGGGTGGGTCGTTTCTCCTCCTCTCGTTCGCCCCGACGCTCCCCGTCATCGCGCTTGCGCTCCTGTTGTGGGGGACGGCGGCGAGCGTCTATCACCCGTCCGGCCTCTCGTTGCTGAGCACCGGCATCGAACCCGACGACCAGGGGAGCGCCTTCGCGTACCACGGCATCGCCGGAAACGTCGGTATCGCCTTCGGCCCGTTGGCGACGACGCTCCTCCTGCTCGCGTTCGGCTGGCGGACCGTCGTCGCCGTCCTCGCGGTTCCCGCCCTCGTCGCCGCCGTGGTCGCGTTTCGAACGTCCATCGACGAGACGGCGGCGGTCGAGACGGAAACGCGTGCGCGGGATTCGAGCGCGGAGCGAACCACCCGTACCGACGGCGGCCTCACCTCGATTTCGGACCTCCTTTCCGCCTCTCGGTCGCTCTTTTCGGGCTGGTTCGTCGCCGTCTTCGGCGTCGTCATGCTCTCCGGACTGTACTACCGCGGCGTATTGACCTTCCTCCCGGACCTCCTCTCGGGCCTCTCGCTCTTCGCGCCCATCGACGTTGCCGGAAAATCGCTCGAACCGGCGCGCTACCTCTACGCCGGACTCCTCACCGTCGGGATGGTCGGACAGTTCGCGGGCGGCAAACTCACCGACCGCGTGGAAAACACCGCCGCCATCGCGGTCGCCTTCGGCACGTTGGCGCTCATCGCGCTCGTGTTCGTCCCCGCCGCGGACGCCGGGCTCGTCCCCCTGCTCGTCGTCAGTTTCGCGCTCGGATTCTGGCTGTTCGCGGTGCAACCGCTGTATCAGGCGACCGTCGCCGAGTTCACGCCGCCCGACGCCCGCGGTCTTTCATACGGCTACACCTATCTCGGCGTGTTTGGAATCGGCGCGCTCGGTGCGGCCGTCGCTGGCTACGTGCTCCAGTACTATTCGCCGACGGTCCTGTTCCTCGTCCTCGCGGGATTCGCGACGGTCGCGTCCCTACTCGGCGTCTTGCTCTCGCTTCGAGCGGGGTCAGAGTTGGTTTGA
- a CDS encoding NAD-dependent epimerase/dehydratase family protein: MAQSETVLVTGGTGFIGSYTAKELLDHGHDVVAYDLSTDTRILEKLGIADDVEIRRGDITDSTDVFRVVRETDATRIVHLAALLTTTARENPRLAIDVNVRGTNTIFEAARTFSDQVERVAWASSAAVFAPPANYDDDWVTEDDLVYPDTLYGASKEFNEHQARVYFEDHDLSHVALRPTVAYGPYRETGGSAFLANIIEKPALGEPFSVKYGDQVIDWQHVEDIAQAFRRAAFTPDEDLNQRVYNVRGTVATIREAAETVEKIVPDADLEVSDEGKLPWTQKLDMTAIQEDLGYEPRYDLESGFRSYINVLREENGLETV, from the coding sequence ATGGCGCAAAGCGAGACGGTGCTCGTCACTGGCGGGACAGGCTTCATCGGGTCGTACACGGCGAAGGAACTGCTCGACCACGGCCACGACGTGGTTGCCTACGACCTTTCGACGGACACGCGCATCTTGGAGAAACTCGGCATCGCGGACGACGTGGAGATTCGCCGCGGCGACATCACCGACTCGACGGACGTGTTCCGCGTGGTGCGCGAGACCGATGCGACGCGAATCGTTCACCTCGCGGCGCTGCTCACGACGACGGCGCGCGAGAACCCTCGCCTCGCCATCGACGTGAACGTTCGCGGCACGAACACCATCTTCGAGGCGGCGCGCACGTTCTCCGACCAAGTGGAGCGCGTGGCGTGGGCGTCCAGCGCCGCCGTGTTCGCACCGCCCGCGAACTACGACGACGACTGGGTGACCGAGGACGACCTCGTGTACCCCGATACGCTCTACGGTGCGAGCAAGGAGTTCAACGAACATCAAGCGAGGGTGTACTTCGAGGACCACGACCTCTCGCACGTCGCGCTCCGACCGACCGTCGCCTACGGTCCGTACCGCGAAACGGGTGGCTCTGCGTTCCTCGCAAATATCATCGAAAAGCCCGCGCTCGGCGAACCGTTCAGCGTCAAGTACGGTGATCAAGTCATCGACTGGCAGCACGTCGAAGACATCGCACAGGCGTTCCGCCGCGCGGCGTTCACGCCGGACGAGGACCTGAACCAGCGCGTCTACAACGTTCGCGGCACCGTGGCGACGATTCGTGAGGCCGCCGAGACGGTCGAGAAAATCGTGCCCGACGCCGACTTGGAGGTGTCCGACGAGGGCAAACTCCCGTGGACCCAGAAGCTCGACATGACCGCGATTCAAGAGGATTTGGGTTACGAACCGCGCTACGACCTGGAGAGCGGGTTCCGGTCGTACATCAACGTGCTCCGCGAGGAGAACGGACTGGAGACGGTCTGA
- a CDS encoding YqjF family protein has translation MLGIEMGWRRLLFANWPVEPEIVERGLPEGLEVDTYDGKAWLSVVPFTNVAVRPRGLPAAVGVSLPELNLRTYVTVPGEDRPAVFFYSLDADGLLSVLGARLAFGLPYYNATIEMAERDGAVRFRSRRTHPGDQPLRFDARYEPTGGRLDADPDSLAAFLTERYRFYVGGRGGKIGYANVDHDVWSLYPATVEFGVNESFRANNFAHPDGDPICYYSPGVDIVSSRRKWL, from the coding sequence ATGCTCGGCATCGAGATGGGATGGCGACGACTGCTGTTCGCCAACTGGCCGGTCGAACCGGAAATCGTGGAGCGAGGACTTCCGGAAGGGTTGGAGGTGGACACGTACGATGGGAAAGCGTGGCTCAGCGTCGTTCCCTTCACGAACGTCGCGGTTCGTCCGCGGGGGCTTCCCGCCGCCGTCGGCGTGTCCTTGCCCGAACTCAACCTCCGAACCTACGTCACCGTTCCGGGGGAGGACCGACCCGCCGTCTTCTTCTATAGCCTCGACGCGGACGGTCTGCTGTCCGTGCTCGGTGCCCGTCTCGCCTTCGGACTGCCGTACTACAACGCGACCATCGAGATGGCGGAACGGGACGGTGCAGTTCGCTTCCGGAGTCGTCGCACCCATCCCGGCGACCAACCGCTGCGGTTCGACGCGCGCTACGAACCGACCGGCGGGCGACTCGACGCCGACCCCGACTCGCTGGCCGCGTTCCTCACCGAGCGCTACCGGTTCTACGTCGGCGGCCGGGGTGGAAAAATCGGCTACGCGAACGTGGACCACGACGTGTGGTCGCTGTACCCGGCGACGGTCGAGTTCGGCGTGAACGAGAGTTTCCGGGCGAACAACTTCGCCCACCCGGACGGGGACCCGATTTGCTACTACAGCCCCGGTGTTGACATCGTATCGTCCCGTCGGAAGTGGCTCTGA
- a CDS encoding ABC transporter substrate-binding protein gives MGNSGKISDGALSGPVIDRRTTVKLLGAAGITSLAGCTSGGDDNGDGGSGGDGGTDDGGNGTTDVPSDDQRGGRLTAGWFTGSIDVLDPPYISVGQYFQVAANVFNGLVTLKKDLTIRGDLAKDWEVSNGGKKITFDLRTGVKFHNGTDFTAEDVKYTINRTISEEAPAASKLGSLKPVDDGGVVVKDDHTVELNFEEPMAPALVYLTRGPGRAATIVNKEAIEKMGADQYKVTPVGTGPFEVSKHEIGSGITLDAFEDYFETDSDGNALPYLDGIDIKPIPEPATLVNALRSGDIDFANLVPLQNVKKVESASGVTKLEAPGINWYGFAMNERRKPFDSKKARMGIAKSIDNQAYVDAAYFGNALPDTGPINKATNWVWRDDKPTDQQYDPEAGKQLIKEAGAEGASFSILTTESSLRGAKAMRQQLNKAGFDVSIEQVTSSSYWERYEKGNYDTTISGSVGDPDPEQSLWNFYRKPDDGGAWNWVNFEDDKAHNLLAEQRKALDRDERKKLLQELEDHLIKQVPHAYLMHQNDIAAKRSNMKGFTHIPFMRNFHTTWVEE, from the coding sequence ATGGGAAACAGTGGCAAAATTTCGGACGGAGCCCTCAGTGGCCCGGTTATCGACCGTCGGACGACCGTCAAACTGCTCGGTGCGGCAGGTATCACTAGCCTGGCCGGTTGTACGAGCGGCGGTGACGACAACGGCGACGGTGGCAGCGGTGGCGATGGTGGAACTGACGACGGTGGCAACGGCACGACCGACGTTCCCTCGGACGACCAGCGCGGTGGACGGTTGACGGCCGGGTGGTTCACCGGCAGCATCGACGTGCTCGACCCGCCGTACATCAGCGTCGGCCAGTACTTCCAGGTGGCCGCCAACGTGTTCAACGGCCTCGTCACGCTCAAAAAGGATCTGACCATTCGGGGCGACCTCGCCAAGGACTGGGAGGTCAGCAACGGCGGGAAGAAGATCACCTTCGACCTGCGTACGGGCGTGAAGTTCCACAACGGCACCGACTTCACCGCCGAGGACGTGAAATACACCATCAATCGGACGATTTCGGAGGAAGCTCCCGCCGCCTCGAAACTCGGGTCGCTCAAGCCGGTGGACGACGGCGGCGTCGTGGTCAAGGACGACCACACGGTCGAACTCAACTTCGAGGAACCGATGGCACCCGCCCTCGTCTACCTCACGCGCGGACCGGGCCGCGCCGCGACCATCGTCAACAAGGAGGCTATCGAAAAGATGGGCGCGGACCAGTACAAGGTGACGCCGGTCGGGACCGGTCCGTTCGAGGTCTCGAAACACGAAATCGGCTCCGGTATCACCCTCGACGCGTTCGAGGACTACTTCGAAACCGACAGCGACGGAAACGCGCTCCCGTACTTGGACGGCATCGACATCAAGCCGATTCCCGAACCCGCGACGCTCGTGAACGCGCTTCGGAGCGGCGACATCGACTTCGCCAACCTCGTGCCCCTCCAGAACGTGAAGAAGGTCGAGTCGGCGAGCGGCGTGACGAAACTGGAAGCGCCGGGAATCAACTGGTATGGATTTGCCATGAACGAGCGTCGGAAGCCGTTCGACTCGAAGAAGGCCCGCATGGGTATCGCGAAATCCATCGACAATCAGGCGTACGTGGACGCGGCCTACTTCGGCAACGCGCTCCCCGACACGGGTCCGATCAACAAGGCGACGAACTGGGTCTGGCGCGACGACAAGCCGACCGACCAGCAGTACGACCCCGAAGCGGGCAAACAGCTCATCAAGGAGGCGGGTGCCGAAGGGGCGTCCTTCTCCATCCTGACGACCGAAAGCAGTCTCCGCGGTGCGAAGGCAATGCGCCAACAGCTGAACAAGGCCGGGTTCGACGTGAGCATCGAACAGGTGACGAGTTCGTCCTACTGGGAACGCTACGAGAAGGGTAACTACGACACGACCATCAGCGGCAGCGTCGGCGACCCCGACCCGGAGCAGTCGCTTTGGAACTTCTACCGTAAGCCCGACGACGGGGGCGCGTGGAACTGGGTGAACTTCGAGGACGACAAGGCACACAACCTGCTCGCAGAACAGCGGAAAGCGCTCGACCGGGACGAGCGCAAGAAGCTCCTGCAGGAACTCGAAGACCACCTCATCAAGCAGGTCCCGCACGCCTACCTGATGCACCAGAACGACATCGCGGCGAAACGCTCGAACATGAAGGGATTCACCCACATCCCGTTCATGCGTAACTTCCACACGACGTGGGTCGAGGAATAG
- a CDS encoding HD domain-containing protein, translating into MSDDTPDYRTQVESAYPELQSIEDDELREKVIEAWVLGLERGGWKDIEDIPYAWNIHEKTNVEHVRGVTRIAMRSAEEQREFHGADPDEDTIIAACLLHDVGKCYEYVDFADEDQLLDPDPTYATEEIPHSLSGYALAHEVGCPISVQRAIPHFLGEIPTRTLEAELVKSANSASSNAITQSAMGITLQEWVEKYSQTQ; encoded by the coding sequence ATGAGCGACGACACTCCCGACTACCGGACACAAGTGGAAAGCGCCTATCCGGAACTCCAGTCCATCGAGGACGACGAATTGCGCGAGAAGGTCATCGAGGCGTGGGTGCTCGGCCTCGAACGCGGCGGCTGGAAGGACATCGAGGACATTCCCTACGCGTGGAACATCCACGAGAAGACGAACGTGGAACACGTCCGCGGCGTGACGCGCATCGCCATGCGCTCTGCGGAGGAACAGCGCGAGTTCCACGGGGCCGACCCGGACGAGGATACCATCATCGCGGCGTGTCTGCTCCACGACGTCGGCAAGTGCTACGAGTACGTGGATTTCGCGGACGAGGACCAACTGCTCGACCCCGACCCGACCTACGCCACGGAGGAGATTCCTCACTCCCTGTCGGGGTACGCGCTGGCCCACGAGGTCGGCTGTCCGATTTCGGTCCAGCGCGCGATTCCGCACTTCCTCGGCGAGATTCCGACGCGCACGCTGGAAGCCGAGTTGGTCAAGAGCGCGAACTCTGCGAGTTCGAACGCCATCACTCAGTCCGCGATGGGCATCACGCTCCAGGAGTGGGTCGAGAAGTACAGCCAAACGCAGTGA
- a CDS encoding helix-turn-helix domain-containing protein, whose translation MREVTLRIRHHGEPESDISADYPAITIRSVSSMTGSAAERKRIIEITGPETSIAGFLDEFEAAEPVLDVDALTPLDVPRVLVAVTIDSYQWDSISQRLTDLGVHYRTGATIAAGWERWTLYLDDADDLNEIVESLERAGNETDLVRNVELGTVAEQEQLEFSRVVHELTGRQREVLGTAIDLGYYRPKKETSIEDIADTVGIASTTAWEHLARAERKVMEEVGKHVNSNQL comes from the coding sequence ATGCGAGAAGTGACGCTTCGGATACGTCACCACGGCGAGCCGGAGAGCGACATCAGCGCCGATTACCCGGCCATCACGATTCGCTCCGTCTCGTCGATGACGGGAAGCGCCGCGGAGCGAAAACGCATCATCGAAATAACCGGCCCGGAAACGTCGATTGCGGGCTTCCTCGACGAGTTCGAGGCCGCGGAACCCGTACTGGACGTGGACGCGTTGACGCCGCTCGACGTGCCGCGAGTCCTCGTCGCCGTCACCATCGACAGCTACCAGTGGGACAGCATCTCACAGCGGTTGACCGACTTGGGCGTCCACTACCGAACCGGAGCGACGATAGCCGCCGGGTGGGAACGCTGGACGTTGTATCTGGACGACGCGGACGACCTAAACGAAATCGTCGAGTCGCTCGAACGCGCCGGGAACGAGACCGACCTCGTTCGAAACGTCGAACTCGGGACCGTCGCAGAACAGGAGCAGTTGGAGTTCTCGCGCGTCGTCCACGAACTCACGGGACGACAGCGAGAGGTGCTCGGTACGGCCATCGACCTCGGCTACTACCGACCGAAGAAGGAGACCAGCATCGAGGACATCGCCGATACCGTCGGCATCGCATCCACGACGGCGTGGGAACACCTCGCCCGTGCGGAGCGGAAGGTGATGGAGGAGGTCGGCAAGCACGTCAACTCAAACCAACTCTGA